Proteins encoded in a region of the bacterium genome:
- a CDS encoding DUF4956 domain-containing protein — MQYESLFLDFQRYTVVDIALGVLFAFLAGLFISIIYRKTFSGYSYSPSFVNALVLLTMITSIVIMVIGNNLARAFGLVGAMSIIRFRTAVKDTRDIVFVFFS; from the coding sequence ATGCAATATGAGAGCCTGTTCCTCGATTTTCAGCGCTACACCGTGGTCGATATCGCCCTGGGCGTGCTGTTTGCGTTCCTGGCCGGATTGTTCATCTCCATCATCTACCGCAAGACTTTCTCCGGCTATTCCTATTCCCCCTCCTTTGTCAACGCCCTGGTCCTTCTGACCATGATCACCAGCATCGTGATCATGGTGATCGGCAACAACCTGGCCCGCGCGTTCGGCCTGGTGGGGGCGATGTCGATCATCCGTTTCCGCACCGCGGTCAAGGACACCCGGGACATTGTCTTTGTCTTTTTCTC